One stretch of Thermococcus sp. 21S9 DNA includes these proteins:
- a CDS encoding metallophosphoesterase, which produces MRLVAITDIHGNVKMSRKLAELIVEEKPDALLIAGDITHFSGAETARKVLEPLLETGVPILAVHGNCDGRDVPELLDELGIWIHDRRRELNGVGFVGVGGSNITPFNTIWELSEDEIREILLRNYRPGDVILSHVPPKDTKADRVHSGLHVGSSALRGFIEEKRPPLVITGHIHEARSIDRVKETVIVNPGPLFRGYYAEISLDGKNVEVELNSL; this is translated from the coding sequence ATGAGGCTCGTCGCGATAACAGACATTCACGGCAACGTGAAAATGAGCCGGAAGCTCGCCGAGTTAATCGTGGAGGAGAAACCGGACGCACTCCTCATAGCGGGCGACATAACCCACTTTTCGGGGGCTGAAACGGCCAGGAAAGTCCTTGAACCACTCCTTGAAACCGGCGTTCCAATACTCGCGGTTCACGGCAACTGCGACGGTAGGGACGTTCCGGAGTTGCTCGACGAACTTGGAATCTGGATTCACGACAGGAGAAGAGAGCTCAACGGGGTTGGCTTCGTTGGAGTCGGGGGTTCTAACATAACGCCTTTCAACACAATCTGGGAGCTCAGCGAGGACGAAATCCGAGAAATCCTGCTGAGGAACTACCGCCCCGGCGACGTCATCCTCTCCCACGTCCCGCCGAAAGACACGAAGGCTGACCGCGTCCACTCGGGTCTTCACGTGGGAAGTTCCGCGCTGAGAGGGTTCATCGAGGAAAAGCGACCACCGCTTGTTATCACAGGCCACATCCACGAAGCAAGGAGTATTGACAGGGTTAAGGAGACGGTAATCGTCAACCCCGGCCCGCTCTTCAGGGGCTACTACGCGGAGATAAGCTTGGATGGTAAGAACGTTGAGGTTGAGCTGAATTCCCTTTGA
- the serK gene encoding L-serine kinase SerK: MGVEKVPKYDIPTVKVDYVFIELDKMKPHEQLVQKELEDFIESVTGSGLFWKPMLLAKIPGTDEYLIVDGHHRWAGLQKLGAKRAPSVILDYFSDDVKVYTWYPAFKGDLNEVIERLRKEGLEVVEDPEAEEKAERGEIAFAIVGEKSFAIPGGLDEQKIVSRVLDEMNQEGRIELIYYGLKEDAREDMAKGEIDYVFIRKAPTKEDVMELVKRGEVFSPKTTRHVLPFNPDKIDVKLEELF; encoded by the coding sequence ATGGGAGTTGAGAAGGTTCCGAAGTATGACATTCCGACCGTCAAGGTGGACTACGTTTTTATCGAGCTTGACAAGATGAAGCCCCACGAGCAACTCGTTCAGAAGGAGCTCGAGGACTTCATCGAGAGCGTTACCGGCTCCGGTCTCTTCTGGAAGCCGATGCTCCTCGCAAAGATTCCGGGAACGGACGAGTACCTCATCGTTGACGGCCACCACCGCTGGGCCGGCCTCCAGAAGCTTGGCGCCAAGCGCGCTCCTTCAGTCATACTCGACTACTTCAGCGACGACGTCAAGGTCTACACCTGGTATCCGGCCTTCAAGGGCGACCTCAATGAGGTTATAGAAAGGCTCAGGAAGGAGGGCCTTGAGGTCGTTGAGGACCCCGAGGCCGAGGAGAAGGCCGAGCGCGGTGAGATTGCCTTCGCCATAGTCGGCGAGAAGAGCTTCGCAATCCCCGGAGGCCTCGACGAGCAGAAGATAGTAAGCAGGGTTCTCGACGAGATGAACCAGGAGGGCAGGATAGAGCTCATCTACTACGGCCTCAAGGAGGACGCGAGGGAAGACATGGCCAAGGGCGAGATTGACTACGTCTTCATCAGGAAGGCCCCGACCAAGGAGGACGTTATGGAGCTCGTCAAGCGCGGAGAGGTCTTCTCGCCGAAAACAACGAGGCACGTGCTTCCCTTCAACCCGGACAAGATTGACGTCAAGCTCGAGGAACTCTTCTGA
- a CDS encoding SufD family Fe-S cluster assembly protein gives MTETITMSDAKAIIENQIEELAKRNKEPEWMTRLRYKALEAFERAPLNDPVISEEELLQFIAKPEIEGLPENIESLDDLPPEMKALLDRLGISEVEQKYIAGLAVQTDTGVIYNQFLQEWAKKGLIVLPTEEAVRKYPDLVKEHFLKLFRVDESKLTAYHTAVWNGGIFLYVKEGLKVPFPLHLFFLIQESALAQAPHIIIIAEKNTEFHLIEGCTAPILVKHSLHLDMTEAYFHENAKGQLTVLQNWPEYVHTRPMTRARIGKGARFINTTVGLGTGRSNVANPKYWVDENGYVELNGILLGQKDWFVDLGGEMYLQGKGAGGINASKAVIMDESTVITRGIIRAEAPKTKGHISCDALLLSDRATMETYPGLVSKVDDAELSHEAAIGKIREEELFYLMSRGLDEEKATQLIVKGFLEPMLKDIPMEFLVEIRKIIELAVSGGM, from the coding sequence ATGACGGAAACGATAACCATGAGCGATGCGAAAGCTATAATCGAGAACCAGATTGAGGAGCTCGCGAAGAGGAACAAAGAGCCAGAGTGGATGACCAGGCTCAGGTACAAGGCGCTTGAGGCCTTCGAGAGGGCCCCTCTGAACGACCCGGTCATAAGCGAGGAGGAACTGCTCCAGTTCATAGCGAAGCCCGAAATCGAGGGCCTGCCCGAGAACATCGAGAGCCTCGACGACCTACCGCCTGAGATGAAAGCTTTGCTTGACAGGCTTGGAATCAGCGAGGTCGAGCAGAAGTACATCGCCGGCTTAGCGGTTCAGACCGACACCGGCGTTATCTACAACCAGTTCCTCCAGGAGTGGGCCAAGAAGGGCCTGATAGTCCTCCCAACCGAGGAGGCGGTGAGAAAGTATCCCGACCTCGTCAAGGAGCACTTCCTCAAGCTCTTCCGCGTTGACGAGAGCAAGCTTACGGCCTACCATACGGCAGTCTGGAACGGTGGAATCTTCCTCTACGTCAAGGAGGGCCTCAAGGTCCCGTTCCCGCTCCACCTGTTCTTCCTGATACAGGAGAGTGCACTGGCCCAAGCACCGCACATAATCATAATCGCAGAGAAGAACACGGAGTTCCACCTCATAGAGGGCTGTACCGCTCCAATTCTCGTCAAGCACTCGCTCCACCTTGACATGACCGAGGCTTATTTCCACGAGAACGCCAAAGGCCAGCTGACCGTCCTGCAGAACTGGCCGGAGTACGTCCACACGAGGCCCATGACGAGGGCGAGGATAGGAAAGGGGGCGCGCTTCATCAACACCACCGTCGGCCTCGGAACCGGAAGGAGCAACGTCGCAAATCCAAAGTACTGGGTTGATGAGAACGGCTACGTCGAGCTGAACGGCATTCTTCTCGGCCAGAAGGACTGGTTCGTGGACCTGGGCGGTGAGATGTACCTCCAAGGCAAAGGTGCCGGGGGAATAAACGCGAGCAAGGCCGTCATAATGGACGAGAGCACGGTTATAACGCGCGGAATCATAAGGGCAGAGGCGCCAAAGACGAAGGGCCACATAAGCTGTGACGCCCTGCTCCTCAGCGACAGGGCCACGATGGAGACCTACCCCGGGCTGGTCAGCAAAGTTGACGACGCCGAGCTGAGCCACGAGGCGGCGATAGGCAAGATACGCGAGGAGGAGCTGTTCTACCTCATGAGCAGGGGGCTCGACGAGGAGAAGGCGACACAGCTCATAGTCAAGGGCTTCCTCGAACCGATGCTCAAGGACATCCCGATGGAGTTCCTCGTCGAGATAAGGAAGATAATAGAGCTAGCGGTCAGCGGGGGCATGTGA
- a CDS encoding HAD family phosphatase, which produces MLRGLIFDVDETLVYYEGYTLKRWYEEVGRPAMEKLGVVLDWETFRRIVRGELSRTYVERFGIDHVEFWKAMDRANRAYRERLLRAGKIKPFPDVGALGELRKLGLKMGAVSNASQDNTELVLKAFDLDKYFDVIFGKDYSYLDGVKPNPYLIKKALNVLGLKPEEVLIVGDSSNDVLAGKNAGIKTVNVVRFEKVPGADYYVKDLWELVEMVKNWGSHAPADR; this is translated from the coding sequence ATGCTTCGCGGTCTAATCTTTGATGTTGACGAAACCCTCGTCTACTACGAGGGCTACACCCTAAAGCGCTGGTACGAGGAGGTCGGAAGGCCGGCGATGGAAAAACTCGGCGTGGTTCTCGACTGGGAGACATTCAGGAGGATTGTGCGGGGCGAACTCTCGCGAACCTACGTCGAGCGCTTTGGAATCGACCACGTCGAGTTCTGGAAGGCCATGGACAGGGCCAACAGGGCGTACCGTGAGAGGCTTCTTCGTGCGGGGAAAATCAAGCCGTTTCCAGACGTTGGGGCCCTTGGGGAGCTGAGAAAACTCGGACTGAAGATGGGGGCGGTCAGCAACGCCTCCCAAGATAACACTGAGCTCGTTCTGAAAGCTTTTGACCTCGATAAGTATTTCGACGTAATCTTCGGGAAGGATTACAGCTATCTCGACGGCGTTAAGCCCAATCCGTACCTAATCAAAAAGGCTCTGAATGTCCTTGGTCTGAAGCCGGAGGAGGTTCTAATCGTCGGCGACAGCTCCAACGACGTTTTGGCTGGAAAAAACGCGGGTATAAAGACGGTGAACGTCGTCCGTTTTGAGAAAGTCCCAGGAGCGGACTACTACGTAAAGGACCTGTGGGAGCTCGTTGAAATGGTGAAAAATTGGGGCTCACATGCCCCCGCTGACCGCTAG
- a CDS encoding pyridoxal phosphate-dependent aminotransferase has translation MALSDRLELVNPSEIRKLFDLAQGVEGLISLGIGEPDFDTPEHIKEYAKEALDKGMTHYGPNAGLPMLREAISRKLKEQNGIEADPTSEIMVLVGANQAFLMGLATFLKDGEEVLIPSPMFVSYAPAVILAGGKPVEVPTYEENEFRLSVDDLEKHVSDKTRALIINTPNNPTGAVLTKKDLEEIADFAVEHDLIVFSDEVYEHFVYDGARNYSIASLDGMFERTITINGFSKTFAMTGWRLGFVVAPAWIIEKMTRFQMYNATCPVTFAQYAAAKALDDPRSWKAVEEMRNEYDRRRNLVWKRLNEMGLPTVKPKGAFYIFPRIRDTGLTDKEFSELMLKEARVAVVPGSAFGKAGEGYIRISYATAYEKLEEAMDRMEKVLRERKLV, from the coding sequence ATGGCGCTGAGCGACAGACTCGAACTCGTCAACCCTTCTGAGATTAGAAAGCTCTTCGACCTTGCCCAGGGCGTTGAGGGTCTCATATCACTTGGAATCGGCGAACCAGATTTTGACACGCCGGAGCATATAAAAGAGTACGCCAAGGAGGCCCTTGATAAGGGCATGACTCACTACGGCCCGAACGCAGGTCTGCCGATGCTCCGCGAGGCGATATCGAGGAAACTTAAGGAGCAGAACGGCATCGAAGCCGACCCTACGAGCGAGATAATGGTGCTCGTCGGGGCGAACCAGGCTTTTCTCATGGGTCTCGCCACGTTCCTCAAGGACGGAGAGGAAGTCCTCATCCCAAGCCCTATGTTCGTCAGCTACGCTCCAGCTGTTATTCTCGCCGGCGGAAAACCGGTTGAGGTTCCGACCTACGAGGAGAACGAGTTCCGCCTTTCCGTTGACGACCTCGAGAAGCATGTGAGCGACAAAACCCGGGCGCTCATCATAAACACTCCCAACAACCCGACCGGCGCGGTTCTGACTAAGAAGGACCTTGAGGAGATTGCAGACTTCGCGGTCGAGCACGACCTCATCGTCTTCAGCGATGAAGTTTACGAGCACTTCGTCTACGATGGTGCAAGAAACTACAGTATAGCCTCCCTCGACGGCATGTTCGAGCGGACAATAACGATAAACGGCTTCTCCAAAACCTTCGCCATGACCGGCTGGCGCCTCGGCTTCGTCGTGGCTCCCGCTTGGATAATCGAGAAGATGACCCGCTTCCAGATGTACAACGCCACCTGTCCGGTTACATTCGCCCAGTATGCCGCTGCAAAAGCCCTCGACGACCCAAGGAGCTGGAAGGCAGTTGAGGAGATGAGAAACGAGTACGACAGGAGGAGGAACCTCGTCTGGAAGCGCCTCAACGAGATGGGCCTACCAACGGTGAAGCCCAAGGGAGCGTTCTACATCTTCCCAAGGATTAGGGACACCGGCTTAACAGATAAGGAGTTCAGCGAGCTCATGCTGAAGGAAGCCAGGGTCGCGGTCGTTCCGGGTTCGGCATTCGGAAAGGCCGGAGAGGGCTACATAAGGATAAGCTACGCAACAGCTTACGAGAAGCTCGAAGAGGCTATGGACAGGATGGAGAAGGTTCTACGGGAGAGAAAGCTCGTTTAA
- a CDS encoding DUF763 domain-containing protein encodes MRNVAELPLHGGHVPAWLAQRMRKLTRLVLILAVDEYGTRGLLERLSDPVWFQAFNNLIGMDWDSSGSTTVTVGMIKEALSREELGVKVAGGKGKASRRTPEELKTIAEHYDLDPGPYIRTSRLVAKVDTVAFQTGYQLYHHAFFLDEEGNWAVIQQGMNEKAKLARRYHWFDAETFTLDPHKAIAGIRAELALNTVSKDSREFQGTLLDLVSEEPERVAREVETIKALAKGYRPLVYYRPRDVDERAILKRYESLGKLELNRRALEFARELSVGNYEELLLLRGLGPSTLRALSLVVELVYETPPSWKDRVTHPPDPFKFTYAVGGKDRVPFPVERGTYDDLLSFLEKLVERNREERALVRNVAKITRNWKFPSEEKTPTP; translated from the coding sequence ATGAGGAACGTAGCGGAGTTGCCCCTCCACGGCGGTCACGTTCCTGCGTGGCTTGCCCAGAGGATGAGAAAGCTGACGAGGTTAGTCTTGATTCTCGCCGTTGACGAGTACGGCACGAGGGGCTTACTTGAGAGGCTCTCCGACCCGGTCTGGTTCCAGGCCTTCAACAACCTCATCGGCATGGACTGGGATTCATCGGGCTCGACGACGGTGACGGTGGGCATGATAAAGGAGGCCCTCTCACGGGAAGAGCTTGGCGTTAAGGTGGCAGGTGGCAAAGGAAAGGCGAGCAGGAGAACACCGGAGGAGTTGAAAACCATAGCCGAGCACTACGACCTCGACCCGGGGCCGTACATTAGAACGTCCCGGCTCGTCGCGAAGGTTGACACCGTAGCCTTCCAGACGGGCTACCAGCTCTACCACCACGCATTCTTCCTCGATGAAGAGGGCAACTGGGCGGTGATACAGCAGGGAATGAACGAAAAAGCCAAACTTGCGAGGCGCTATCACTGGTTTGACGCCGAAACCTTCACCCTCGACCCCCACAAGGCGATAGCGGGAATCCGTGCCGAGTTGGCCCTCAACACGGTCTCAAAGGACTCCAGAGAGTTCCAGGGAACGCTCCTCGACCTCGTGAGTGAGGAACCGGAAAGGGTGGCGCGCGAGGTTGAGACGATAAAGGCCCTCGCGAAGGGCTACCGTCCGCTGGTCTATTACCGTCCGAGGGATGTCGATGAAAGGGCCATTTTAAAGCGCTACGAGAGCCTCGGGAAGCTGGAACTCAACCGAAGGGCCCTTGAATTCGCGAGGGAACTGAGCGTCGGGAACTACGAGGAACTCCTTCTCCTCAGAGGACTCGGGCCGAGCACGCTGAGGGCACTTTCGCTCGTGGTCGAGCTGGTCTACGAAACTCCACCGAGCTGGAAGGACAGAGTGACTCACCCACCGGACCCCTTCAAGTTCACCTACGCTGTTGGCGGAAAGGACCGCGTTCCGTTCCCGGTTGAAAGGGGAACCTACGACGACCTGCTATCTTTCCTTGAGAAGCTCGTCGAGAGGAACCGCGAGGAACGGGCACTCGTTAGAAACGTCGCGAAGATTACACGGAACTGGAAGTTCCCTAGCGAGGAGAAAACCCCAACACCCTAA
- a CDS encoding methionine adenosyltransferase → MAEKVRNIVVEELVRTPVEMQEVELVERKGIGHPDSIADGIAEAVSRALSREYIKRYGIILHHNTDQVEVVGGRAYPQFGGGEVIKPIYILLSGRAVEMVDREFFPVHEIAIKAAKDYLRKAVRHLDVENHVIIDSRIGQGSVDLVGVFNKAKENPIPLANDTSFGVGYAPLSETEKIVLETEKVLNSDEFKKEWPAVGEDIKVMGLRKGDEIDLTIAAAIVDSEVANPDEYMAVKEAIYQKAKEIVEAHTERKVNIYVNTADDPKNGIYYITVTGTSAEAGDDGSVGRGNRVNGLITPNRHMSMEAAAGKNPVSHVGKIYNLLSMLIANDIAEQVEGVEEVYVRILSQIGKPIDEPLVASIQIIPKKGYSIDVLQKPAYEIADDWLANITKIQKMILDDKLNVF, encoded by the coding sequence ATGGCCGAGAAGGTTAGAAACATCGTCGTTGAGGAGCTCGTCAGGACTCCGGTCGAGATGCAGGAGGTCGAGCTCGTCGAGAGGAAGGGAATAGGCCACCCCGACAGCATAGCCGATGGCATAGCCGAGGCCGTTAGCAGGGCCCTCAGCAGGGAGTACATCAAGAGATACGGCATCATCCTCCACCACAACACCGACCAGGTCGAGGTCGTTGGCGGTAGGGCCTACCCGCAGTTCGGTGGGGGCGAGGTCATCAAGCCGATTTACATCCTCCTCTCGGGAAGGGCAGTCGAGATGGTTGACCGTGAGTTCTTCCCGGTTCACGAGATAGCAATAAAGGCCGCGAAGGACTACCTCAGAAAGGCCGTCAGGCACCTTGACGTCGAGAACCACGTCATCATAGACTCCCGCATAGGGCAGGGTAGCGTTGACCTCGTTGGAGTCTTCAACAAGGCCAAGGAGAACCCGATTCCGCTCGCCAACGATACCAGCTTCGGTGTCGGCTACGCCCCGCTCAGCGAGACCGAGAAGATAGTCCTCGAAACCGAGAAGGTTCTCAACAGCGACGAGTTCAAAAAGGAGTGGCCGGCGGTTGGCGAGGACATCAAGGTCATGGGCCTCAGGAAGGGCGACGAGATTGACCTCACCATAGCTGCAGCCATAGTCGACAGCGAGGTCGCCAATCCGGACGAGTACATGGCCGTTAAGGAGGCCATCTACCAGAAGGCCAAGGAGATAGTCGAAGCCCACACCGAGAGGAAGGTCAACATCTACGTTAACACCGCCGACGACCCGAAGAACGGCATATACTACATCACCGTCACCGGAACGAGCGCCGAAGCCGGCGACGACGGTAGCGTTGGTAGAGGAAACCGCGTCAACGGGCTCATCACCCCGAACAGGCACATGAGCATGGAGGCTGCCGCTGGAAAGAACCCGGTCAGCCACGTTGGAAAGATTTACAACCTCCTCTCGATGCTCATAGCCAACGACATCGCCGAGCAGGTTGAGGGCGTCGAGGAGGTCTACGTCAGGATTCTGAGCCAGATAGGCAAGCCAATTGACGAGCCCCTTGTTGCGAGCATACAGATAATCCCGAAGAAGGGCTACTCAATTGACGTCCTCCAGAAGCCCGCCTACGAGATTGCCGACGATTGGCTCGCCAACATAACCAAGATACAGAAGATGATTCTCGACGACAAGCTGAACGTCTTCTGA
- the lonB gene encoding ATP-dependent protease LonB: MGEEEMVKEKPLPREYGENLDLGVEFETTEEIKVPEKLIDQVIGQDHAVEVIKTAATQRRHVLLIGEPGTGKSMLGQAMAELLPTENLEDILVFPNPEDENMPKIKTVPACQGRRIVEKYREKAKSQESMKSYILLFVMFTVMFALFLQFTATTLLMGIFVIILTMMALSNMRFKNTVLVPKLLVDNCGRTKAPFIDATGAHAGALLGDVRHDPFQSGGLGTPAHERVEPGMIHRAHKGVLFIDEIATLTLKMQQSLLTAMQEKKFPITGQSELSSGAMVRTEPVPCDFILVAAGNLDTIEKMHPALRSRIRGYGYEVYMRTTMPDTIENRRKLVQFVAQEVKRDGKIPHFTREAVEEIVREAQKRAGRKGHLTLRLRDLGGIVRAAGDIAIKKGKKVVEREDVLEALKLAKPLEKQLADWYIERKKEYQVIKSEGSEIGRVNGLAVIGEESGIVLPIEAVVAPAASKEEGKIIVTGKLGEIAKEAVQNVSAIIKRYKGEDISRYDIHVQFLQTYEGVEGDSASISVATAVISALENIPIRQDVAMTGSLSVRGEVLPIGGATPKIEAAIEAGIKKVIIPKANEKDVFLSPDKAEKIEIYPVERIDEVLEIALEDSPAKDELLRKIRETLPLAH, from the coding sequence ATGGGCGAGGAGGAGATGGTTAAGGAAAAACCCCTCCCGCGCGAGTACGGGGAAAATCTAGACCTCGGCGTCGAGTTCGAGACGACCGAGGAAATCAAGGTTCCCGAGAAACTCATAGACCAGGTCATCGGACAGGACCACGCGGTTGAGGTCATAAAAACGGCAGCAACTCAGAGGAGGCACGTTCTCCTAATCGGTGAACCGGGAACGGGCAAGTCAATGCTCGGCCAGGCGATGGCGGAGCTCCTTCCGACGGAGAACCTCGAGGACATTCTCGTTTTCCCGAACCCGGAAGACGAGAACATGCCCAAAATCAAGACCGTTCCGGCCTGTCAGGGGAGGCGGATAGTCGAGAAGTACCGTGAGAAGGCAAAGAGCCAGGAGAGCATGAAGTCCTACATACTGCTCTTCGTCATGTTCACCGTCATGTTCGCCCTCTTCCTGCAGTTCACGGCAACGACGCTCCTCATGGGAATCTTCGTCATAATCCTCACCATGATGGCGCTCTCGAACATGCGCTTCAAGAACACCGTCCTCGTCCCCAAGCTCCTCGTTGACAACTGCGGAAGAACCAAGGCCCCGTTCATAGACGCAACGGGAGCGCACGCCGGTGCACTGCTTGGGGATGTCAGACACGACCCGTTCCAGTCAGGCGGTCTCGGAACCCCCGCCCACGAACGCGTTGAGCCGGGAATGATACACCGCGCCCACAAGGGTGTCCTGTTCATAGACGAGATAGCCACGCTGACCCTCAAGATGCAACAGAGCCTCCTCACCGCGATGCAGGAGAAGAAGTTCCCGATTACGGGCCAGAGCGAGCTCTCGAGTGGTGCCATGGTGAGGACCGAGCCGGTCCCCTGTGACTTCATACTGGTTGCCGCCGGAAACCTTGACACGATAGAGAAGATGCATCCCGCGCTTCGCTCGAGGATTAGGGGCTACGGTTACGAGGTTTACATGCGCACCACGATGCCGGACACGATAGAAAACAGGAGAAAGCTCGTCCAGTTCGTTGCCCAGGAGGTAAAGCGCGACGGCAAGATTCCGCACTTCACTCGCGAGGCCGTCGAGGAAATCGTCCGCGAAGCCCAGAAGAGGGCCGGCAGGAAGGGCCACCTAACGCTACGCCTCCGTGACCTCGGAGGTATCGTCAGGGCCGCAGGAGACATCGCGATAAAGAAGGGCAAGAAGGTCGTCGAGCGCGAAGACGTTCTCGAGGCCCTCAAGCTCGCCAAGCCCCTTGAAAAACAGCTCGCCGACTGGTACATCGAGAGGAAGAAGGAGTACCAGGTCATAAAGAGCGAGGGAAGCGAAATCGGGCGCGTCAACGGCCTGGCAGTTATCGGCGAGGAAAGCGGTATCGTCCTGCCGATTGAGGCCGTTGTTGCCCCAGCGGCGAGCAAGGAGGAAGGAAAGATAATCGTCACAGGAAAGCTCGGAGAGATAGCGAAGGAGGCCGTTCAGAACGTCTCGGCCATAATCAAGCGCTACAAGGGAGAGGACATCAGCAGGTACGATATCCACGTCCAGTTCCTCCAGACCTACGAGGGCGTCGAAGGTGACTCCGCGAGCATAAGCGTTGCCACCGCCGTCATCTCGGCCCTTGAGAACATTCCGATAAGGCAGGACGTTGCAATGACGGGCTCGCTCAGCGTCCGCGGTGAGGTCCTGCCGATAGGCGGTGCGACGCCTAAAATAGAGGCCGCCATCGAGGCCGGCATAAAGAAGGTCATAATCCCCAAGGCCAACGAGAAGGACGTCTTCCTGAGCCCGGACAAGGCCGAGAAAATAGAGATTTACCCCGTCGAGCGGATTGACGAGGTGCTTGAGATAGCCCTCGAGGACTCGCCGGCCAAGGACGAGCTCCTCAGGAAGATTCGCGAGACCCTTCCGCTCGCCCACTGA
- the sufC gene encoding Fe-S cluster assembly ATPase SufC, with protein MLKVENLHVNVEDKEILKGVNLEIKPGEFHVIMGPNGSGKSTLALTIAGHPKYEVRDGRILFEGEDITGLGPDERAKRGILLAFQVPPEVEGVKIIDFLQQVLVELKGLDPVEAYDLIVEKAKELWFKEEDLHRYVNVGFSGGERKRLELLQAVLIEPKLLILDEPDSGVDVDSLSVISRKIEELHERGTAILLITHYGRILEHIDKNRITAHVMKDGRIVRTGGGELVDRIDREGFAGIFEEVGA; from the coding sequence ATGCTCAAAGTTGAGAACCTTCACGTAAACGTTGAAGACAAGGAGATACTCAAGGGGGTCAACCTCGAGATTAAACCCGGCGAGTTCCACGTCATAATGGGGCCCAACGGGAGCGGTAAATCAACTCTCGCCTTAACCATAGCGGGTCATCCAAAGTACGAGGTCAGGGACGGAAGGATTCTCTTCGAGGGCGAGGACATAACTGGACTCGGCCCGGACGAGAGGGCAAAGCGCGGGATTCTGCTGGCCTTTCAGGTTCCGCCCGAGGTCGAGGGCGTTAAGATAATCGACTTCCTCCAGCAAGTTCTGGTTGAACTCAAGGGACTCGACCCGGTGGAGGCCTACGACCTTATAGTTGAGAAGGCGAAGGAGCTGTGGTTTAAGGAAGAGGATTTGCACCGCTACGTGAACGTCGGCTTCTCCGGTGGCGAGAGGAAGAGGCTCGAGCTCCTCCAGGCGGTTCTCATCGAGCCGAAGCTCCTGATTCTGGACGAGCCCGACAGCGGTGTTGACGTTGATTCCCTCAGCGTAATCAGCAGGAAGATTGAGGAGCTCCACGAGAGGGGAACCGCGATACTCCTGATAACCCACTACGGCAGAATCCTCGAGCACATCGACAAGAACAGAATCACCGCCCACGTCATGAAGGACGGCAGGATTGTGAGGACCGGCGGGGGAGAGCTCGTCGACAGGATAGACAGGGAAGGCTTCGCCGGAATCTTTGAGGAGGTGGGAGCATGA
- a CDS encoding DUF835 domain-containing protein has protein sequence MLKALAPLLAGALVDKPGMGHFKIVHSIKEIPEERAVVIGRAGARVPPGWELVTVSAARGFFGPRELHRILEGIVASLKSDPDKAIVIACPEYLALHNGFTALVKFLNDVRDYAILMGGRVYLVTDELAWDPREFALLKRLED, from the coding sequence ATGCTGAAGGCACTTGCTCCCCTCCTCGCGGGGGCCCTTGTGGACAAGCCCGGGATGGGACATTTCAAGATAGTCCACTCCATCAAGGAGATTCCCGAAGAGAGGGCGGTCGTCATCGGCAGAGCCGGCGCGAGGGTCCCGCCAGGGTGGGAGCTCGTGACAGTGAGCGCTGCAAGGGGCTTCTTCGGCCCGAGGGAGCTCCACAGAATCCTTGAGGGCATCGTGGCGAGCCTCAAGAGCGACCCGGACAAGGCGATTGTCATAGCGTGTCCGGAGTACCTGGCGCTCCACAACGGTTTCACTGCCCTCGTGAAGTTCCTCAACGACGTCCGCGACTACGCGATTCTCATGGGGGGCAGGGTTTACCTCGTCACCGACGAGCTCGCTTGGGACCCGCGGGAGTTCGCCCTTCTGAAGAGGCTTGAGGATTAG